Proteins encoded in a region of the Thunnus thynnus chromosome 8, fThuThy2.1, whole genome shotgun sequence genome:
- the acer1 gene encoding alkaline ceramidase 1, translating to MSGVFSYESSEVDWCEDNYKHSEHVVEYFNTMSSFVFFIISPIMLYLLHPYAKERNLAIHMVWIMMIFVGLFSAYFHMTLSFVGQMLDELSILWVLAVGYSIWFPRKLFPSFIKDRSTFSRLVLVVTIITSVSSFVKPTANAYALNCFGLHLLYTLAVEMRCCTDQKVLRLAKLSVALWVLAISCWISDRFGCSFWQRLNFCYLHGIWHILIVIAVAYGSTLIAYLDANYEIPYSLPGLQYWPCDKWAVGLPHIVLKGTTKTRKHC from the exons ATGTCAGGAGTTTTCTCTTATGAGAGTTCAGAAGTCGACTGGTGTGAAGACAACTACAAGCACTCAGAACATGTGGTGGAGTACTTCAACACT ATGAGcagctttgttttcttcattataTCTCCCATCATGCTCTACCTTCTGCACCCCTACGCCAAAGAGAGGAACCTGGCGATCCACATGGTCTGGATCATGATGATATTTGTAG GGCTCTTCTCAGCCTATTTCCACATGACTCTCAGTTTTGTTGGCCAGATGCTGGATGAGCTGTCAATCCTGTGGGTGTTGGCAGTGGGATATTCCATCTGGTTCCCCCGCAAACTCTTCCCTTCTTTTATAAAAGACAG GTCAACGTTCTCGAGGCTCGTCCTGGTGGTTACTATCATCACTTCAGTGTCATCGTTTGTCAAACCGACAGCCAATGCCTACGCTCTGAACTGCTTCGGCCTCCACCTGCTTTACACTCTGGCTGTTGAGATGAGATG ctGCACAGACCAGAAAGTTCTGCGCTTGGCCAAGCTGTCGGTGGCTCTGTGGGTGCTGGCAATCTCCTGCTGGATTAGTGACCGTTTTGGCTGCAGTTTCTGGCAGAGGCTAAACTTCTGCTACCTGCACGGTATTTG GCACATTCTGATTGTGATAGCGGTGGCATATGGCAGTACCCTGATAGCTTACTTGGATGCCAACTACGAGATACCCTACTCACTGCCTGGACTGCAGTACTGGCCTTGTGATAAATGGGCTGTTGGGTTACCTCACATTGTCCTGAAGGGCACTACCAAGACACGGAAACACTGCTAA